The following coding sequences are from one Candidatus Borkfalkia ceftriaxoniphila window:
- a CDS encoding SoxR reducing system RseC family protein — protein MRERATVVKTAGKIATVRIVKNPQCESCRACAFKNGKSTVNVKVKNEIGAAVGDSVTVACEKDNRTLASFLVYIVPVLFAGLGVLIGFFVFEKEVYTVLLCLGMLAAGFAAVVIFDRILSKSKGFGMEVVEIINTEQQEDNHNGT, from the coding sequence ATGAGAGAACGCGCCACCGTCGTCAAAACCGCGGGAAAGATCGCCACCGTGCGCATCGTTAAGAACCCGCAGTGCGAATCGTGCCGCGCGTGCGCCTTTAAAAACGGCAAGAGCACGGTCAACGTCAAAGTGAAAAACGAGATCGGCGCCGCCGTCGGCGACAGCGTGACGGTCGCCTGCGAAAAGGATAACCGCACGCTCGCCTCTTTTCTGGTCTATATCGTGCCCGTGCTCTTTGCGGGACTGGGCGTTTTGATCGGGTTTTTCGTCTTCGAAAAGGAAGTATATACCGTTCTGCTCTGTCTGGGAATGCTGGCTGCGGGTTTTGCCGCGGTCGTGATTTTCGACAGGATTTTATCAAAAAGCAAGGGCTTCGGTATGGAAGTCGTTGAAATAATCAATACTGAACAACAGGAGGACAATCACAATGGTACGTGA
- a CDS encoding magnesium chelatase domain-containing protein, with amino-acid sequence MLSKVTSFALCGLAGVPISVETDINHGLPAFELVGLADAAVKESKERVRSAVKNSARKFPDRKITVNLAPADIKKEGAFLDLPIAIGLLKASEQLVGAETDGTYFGANWRSTGHCVR; translated from the coding sequence ATGCTGTCGAAAGTGACGAGTTTCGCGCTTTGCGGGCTGGCGGGGGTGCCCATTTCCGTGGAAACGGACATCAATCACGGCCTGCCCGCGTTCGAGTTGGTCGGGCTTGCGGACGCGGCTGTCAAGGAATCCAAAGAGCGCGTGCGCTCCGCCGTCAAAAACAGCGCCAGAAAATTTCCCGACAGGAAGATAACCGTCAATCTCGCCCCCGCGGATATCAAAAAGGAAGGCGCCTTCCTCGATCTTCCCATCGCGATCGGGCTCTTGAAGGCGAGCGAACAACTCGTGGGAGCGGAAACGGACGGCACGTATTTTGGGGCGAACTGGCGCTCGACGGGGCACTGCGTCCGGTAA
- the trmFO gene encoding methylenetetrahydrofolate--tRNA-(uracil(54)-C(5))-methyltransferase (FADH(2)-oxidizing) TrmFO gives MNNARVKIIGAGLAGSDAAYFLAERGVKVELWEQKPEKRSPAHHSSDFCELVCSNSLKSDDAFGNACGLLKEEMRTLGSLVIAAADRTKVPAGGALAVDRDQFSRIVTETLKKHPNIEIVEKEAKDFPATEYTIVATGPLTSDDLAEKIAERFGGNLYFYDAAAPIVTAESIDFSKAFIGDRYGKGSGDYVNCPLNREEYEAFVEALVGAEKAVQKDFDKRDVFDGCMPVEIMAQRGTDTLRFGMLKPVGLYDAEGKRPYAVLQLRKENAEGTAYNLVGCQTNLKFPEQKRVFSMIPALAHAEFARYGVMHRNTFLNAPAVLNADYSAKEDPNLYFAGQMTGVEGYVESAASGLCAAINLFLKIKGELPAAWDAETVCGALSLHVSTPRENFQPMNANYAILAPLSQNTRDKALKKRLYAERALEKIQELRARIDKIS, from the coding sequence ATGAATAACGCGCGCGTCAAAATCATAGGCGCGGGGCTTGCGGGGTCCGACGCGGCGTACTTTCTCGCAGAGCGCGGCGTCAAGGTCGAACTTTGGGAACAAAAGCCCGAAAAGCGATCTCCCGCGCATCACTCTTCGGATTTTTGCGAACTCGTGTGCAGCAACAGTTTAAAGAGCGACGACGCGTTCGGCAACGCCTGCGGGCTGTTGAAAGAAGAGATGCGTACGCTCGGCTCGCTCGTCATCGCGGCGGCGGACAGGACCAAAGTCCCCGCGGGCGGCGCGCTCGCCGTAGACAGGGATCAATTTTCCCGTATCGTCACCGAAACGCTCAAAAAACATCCCAATATCGAGATCGTCGAAAAAGAGGCGAAGGACTTTCCTGCAACGGAATATACGATTGTCGCAACCGGCCCGCTTACGAGCGATGATCTCGCGGAAAAGATCGCCGAAAGATTCGGCGGCAATCTGTATTTTTACGACGCGGCCGCGCCCATCGTCACGGCGGAGAGCATCGATTTTTCCAAAGCGTTCATCGGGGACAGGTACGGCAAAGGCAGCGGCGATTACGTCAACTGCCCCTTGAACCGCGAGGAATACGAAGCGTTCGTCGAGGCGCTCGTCGGCGCGGAAAAGGCGGTGCAGAAAGATTTCGACAAGCGCGACGTGTTCGACGGCTGTATGCCCGTGGAGATCATGGCGCAGCGCGGAACGGATACGTTGCGTTTCGGTATGCTCAAACCCGTCGGACTGTACGACGCGGAGGGGAAAAGGCCGTACGCGGTGCTGCAACTGCGCAAGGAGAACGCGGAGGGCACGGCGTACAATCTCGTCGGCTGTCAGACCAATCTGAAATTTCCCGAGCAAAAGCGGGTGTTTTCCATGATCCCCGCGCTCGCGCACGCGGAGTTCGCCCGCTACGGCGTCATGCACCGCAATACCTTTTTGAACGCTCCCGCCGTTCTCAACGCCGATTATTCGGCGAAAGAAGACCCGAATTTATATTTTGCGGGACAGATGACGGGCGTGGAGGGGTATGTGGAGAGCGCCGCCAGCGGATTGTGCGCGGCGATCAATCTGTTTTTGAAAATCAAGGGCGAATTGCCCGCCGCATGGGATGCGGAAACGGTGTGCGGCGCGCTGTCGCTGCACGTTTCAACCCCGCGGGAAAACTTTCAGCCCATGAACGCCAACTACGCGATCCTCGCGCCTCTGTCCCAAAACACGCGGGATAAAGCGCTCAAAAAACGCCTGTACGCCGAGCGCGCCCTGGAAAAAATACAAGAATTGCGCGCCCGCATCGATAAGATATCATAA
- a CDS encoding YifB family Mg chelatase-like AAA ATPase, giving the protein MRPVNGVLPLLISARDKGYTKFILPRANAEEAAYIGGTQVFAANNLIEVIDHLSDLAPIAPVAHKTYSPHAAARESVFDMAYVKGQPAAKRAVEIAVAGSHNILLIGPPGTGKTMLARCLPTIMPDMTFEEALEVTKIHSVAGLLHGRGVVSQRPFRTPHHTASTVSICGGGNRFIKPGEISLAHNGVLFLDEMPEYNRSALEALRQPLEDGVITITRVGGAVEYPANFMLCASMNPCPCGNYGSADKPCTCTPAQIHKYRAKISGPLLDRIDIQVEVDSVKYDDLAGDALEESSAEVKKRVEEARYIQRERFAKSDIFTNADMGEREMKKLCPLDKECDDILRMSFAALKLSARARSRIVKVARTIADLAGEEKIKPEHIFEAVSYRKYDKFI; this is encoded by the coding sequence CTGCGTCCGGTAAACGGCGTTCTGCCGCTTCTCATATCGGCGAGGGACAAGGGCTATACGAAGTTCATTCTGCCCCGCGCCAACGCGGAGGAGGCGGCGTATATCGGGGGGACGCAAGTTTTTGCAGCGAATAATCTCATCGAGGTGATAGACCATCTGAGCGATCTTGCGCCGATCGCGCCCGTGGCGCATAAAACGTACAGTCCGCACGCGGCGGCGCGCGAAAGCGTCTTCGACATGGCGTACGTCAAGGGTCAGCCCGCCGCAAAGCGCGCCGTGGAGATCGCGGTCGCGGGTTCGCACAACATTCTGCTCATCGGCCCGCCGGGCACGGGCAAGACCATGCTGGCGCGCTGTCTGCCGACCATCATGCCCGACATGACCTTCGAAGAGGCGCTGGAAGTGACCAAGATCCATTCGGTGGCGGGCCTTTTGCACGGGCGGGGCGTGGTTTCGCAGCGTCCGTTCCGCACGCCGCACCATACCGCCAGTACCGTTTCCATATGCGGCGGTGGCAACCGTTTCATCAAACCAGGGGAGATCAGCCTCGCGCACAACGGCGTCTTGTTTCTCGACGAGATGCCCGAATACAACCGTTCGGCGCTGGAAGCGCTCAGACAGCCCCTCGAAGACGGCGTCATCACGATCACCCGCGTGGGCGGCGCGGTGGAATATCCCGCCAATTTCATGCTCTGCGCGAGCATGAACCCCTGCCCCTGCGGCAACTACGGCTCCGCGGACAAGCCCTGCACCTGCACGCCCGCGCAGATCCATAAATATCGCGCCAAGATCAGCGGACCGCTCCTGGACCGCATCGATATTCAAGTGGAAGTGGACAGCGTCAAGTACGACGATCTTGCGGGCGACGCCCTCGAAGAGAGCAGCGCGGAAGTGAAAAAGCGGGTGGAAGAGGCGCGGTATATCCAGAGAGAACGCTTTGCGAAATCGGATATCTTCACGAACGCGGATATGGGGGAGCGGGAAATGAAAAAATTATGCCCGCTCGACAAGGAGTGCGACGATATCCTGCGCATGTCCTTTGCCGCTTTGAAACTTTCCGCCCGCGCGAGGAGCCGTATCGTCAAGGTGGCGCGCACGATCGCAGATCTCGCGGGCGAAGAGAAGATCAAGCCCGAACATATATTCGAAGCGGTGTCTTACCGAAAATACGACAAATTTATCTGA
- the hslU gene encoding ATP-dependent protease ATPase subunit HslU → MDLSPKQIVNELDKYIIGQHSAKRAVAIALRNRYRRSRLSDEDREEITPKNIIMKGPTGVGKTEIARRLAKLVKAPFIKVEATKYTEVGYVGRDVESMIRDLVECSARLVHEEKMKEVAIKAEAVAERKLVNVLTAMKKDERGELAKEVFETQILEDLRAGKFDDLAIEIEVVDAPKSMEIVPGSGAEINLGSIFGDILPQKKKKRKMSVKAAMNQIIAEESEKLIDKDSLNAEALSRAEEQGIIFIDEIDKIAGKANQSGADVSREGVQRDILPIVEGSTVMTKYGPVKTDFILFIAAGAFHVSKVEDLIPELQGRFPITVELQSLSKEDFKNILTQPQNAITTQYAKLLKVENIDLVFTDDAIDAVAQISADVNSTSEDIGARRLHTVMEHLLEDISFNAGGDYPEFTVTIDKKYVEEHLETMIRNRDLKKYVL, encoded by the coding sequence ATGGATCTTTCACCCAAACAGATCGTCAACGAACTGGATAAATATATCATCGGGCAGCACAGCGCAAAACGCGCCGTAGCCATCGCCCTGAGAAACCGTTACAGAAGGAGCCGCCTGTCCGACGAGGACAGGGAGGAGATCACCCCGAAAAACATCATCATGAAAGGCCCCACGGGCGTTGGCAAGACGGAGATCGCGAGAAGGCTCGCAAAACTCGTCAAAGCGCCCTTTATCAAAGTGGAAGCGACCAAATACACCGAAGTCGGCTATGTCGGGCGCGATGTGGAAAGCATGATCCGCGATCTCGTGGAATGCTCCGCGCGCCTCGTGCACGAGGAAAAGATGAAGGAAGTCGCCATCAAGGCGGAGGCCGTCGCCGAGCGCAAACTCGTCAACGTGCTCACCGCGATGAAAAAGGACGAGCGCGGCGAACTTGCAAAGGAAGTATTCGAAACGCAGATCCTCGAAGATCTGCGCGCGGGAAAATTCGACGATCTCGCCATCGAGATCGAAGTGGTGGACGCGCCCAAGAGCATGGAGATCGTGCCGGGAAGCGGCGCCGAGATCAATTTAGGCAGTATATTCGGGGATATCCTTCCCCAAAAGAAGAAAAAACGCAAGATGAGCGTCAAAGCCGCCATGAATCAGATCATCGCGGAGGAAAGCGAAAAACTCATCGATAAGGACAGCCTCAACGCCGAGGCGCTTTCCCGCGCCGAGGAACAGGGCATCATCTTCATCGACGAGATCGACAAGATCGCGGGCAAAGCCAACCAGAGCGGCGCGGACGTGTCGCGCGAGGGCGTGCAGCGAGATATCCTTCCCATCGTGGAGGGCAGCACGGTCATGACGAAATACGGCCCCGTTAAGACGGATTTTATTCTCTTTATCGCGGCGGGCGCCTTTCACGTTTCCAAGGTGGAAGACCTCATCCCCGAATTGCAGGGGCGTTTCCCCATCACGGTCGAATTGCAGAGCCTGAGCAAAGAAGATTTTAAAAATATTCTGACCCAGCCGCAGAACGCCATCACCACGCAGTACGCAAAACTTTTAAAAGTGGAAAATATCGATCTGGTGTTCACCGACGACGCCATCGACGCGGTCGCGCAGATCTCCGCGGACGTCAACTCGACCAGCGAGGATATCGGCGCGCGCCGTCTGCATACGGTCATGGAGCATCTTTTGGAAGATATCTCTTTCAACGCGGGCGGCGATTATCCCGAATTTACCGTCACTATCGATAAAAAATACGTGGAAGAGCATTTGGAAACCATGATCCGCAACCGCGATCTGAAAAAATACGTGCTGTAA
- the topA gene encoding type I DNA topoisomerase, with protein sequence MDLIIVESPSKAKTIAKYLKGKYKVDASGGHVRDLPEKRLGVDIEKNFEPTYVITPEKKQVIKRLAEEAGKADNVYLATDPDREGEAISWHLKNVLKLKDGKNYRIEFNEISPAAVNRALQNPRDIDYNLVDAQQARRVLDRLVGYKLSPLLCKRIQTGLSAGRVQSVALRLIVDREREITAFVPEEYWNITAELQDQPKRYSPFKALLSEKNGKKYKPSKAEEAAAVVAALEGNPYIVKDIKKSVTKSHAPAPFTTSTLQQDASNKFGMTSPEVMLVAQHLYEGVDTENEGHIALVTYIRTDSVRVSADAQASAREFISQKFGTEFIPEKPNFYKSKKDAQDAHECIRPIDLSRTPESVKNSLDKKHYNVYKLIYERFMASQMSEAKYNSVQIKIENSGYGFKASGKTLLFAGFTAVYQEIKKEDDEDESSKLLPDLKEGEELDLIKLASEQKFTKPPLRYTDASLVKAMEDKGIGRPSTYASIISVLNKRKYVKKDGKYMVPTEVSYKITDMLMQYFTDIMDVSFTARMEDKLDDIEEGGVDWHKIISDFYPPFAEKLVFAANDGDEPTDILCEKCGHPMVRKAGRYGKFLACSNYPACSNIKSEGMEVSATKCPKCGANMVVKSGKYGKFLACPNYPECSTILPFESEVSTEKCPKCGEFMIYRVGKYGKYLSCAKCGTNKRMAELAGTCPVCGAPTQRMKSKAGKIYYSCSKYPECKFMSWDLPTGEKCPKCGKYLVKKGKNQIKCTGCDYTAQAEEEKKEDE encoded by the coding sequence ATGGACTTAATCATCGTAGAATCGCCCTCCAAGGCAAAGACCATTGCAAAATATCTCAAAGGAAAATATAAAGTGGACGCGTCGGGCGGGCACGTGCGCGACCTTCCCGAAAAGCGCCTCGGCGTGGATATCGAAAAGAATTTCGAGCCGACCTACGTCATCACGCCCGAAAAAAAGCAGGTCATCAAGCGCCTCGCGGAAGAAGCGGGCAAGGCGGACAACGTCTATCTCGCGACCGACCCGGACCGCGAGGGCGAGGCCATTTCCTGGCACTTAAAAAACGTTTTAAAACTCAAAGACGGCAAAAATTACCGCATCGAGTTCAACGAGATCTCTCCCGCAGCGGTCAATCGCGCGCTGCAAAATCCGCGCGACATCGACTATAACCTCGTGGACGCCCAGCAGGCGCGCAGGGTGTTGGACCGCCTTGTGGGCTACAAACTTTCGCCGCTACTTTGCAAGCGGATCCAGACGGGGCTTTCCGCGGGGCGCGTACAGTCGGTTGCGCTCAGGCTCATCGTGGACAGAGAGCGCGAGATCACCGCGTTCGTGCCCGAGGAATACTGGAACATCACCGCGGAATTGCAGGATCAGCCCAAGCGCTATTCTCCGTTCAAAGCGCTTTTGTCGGAAAAGAACGGCAAAAAGTACAAACCTTCCAAGGCGGAGGAAGCCGCGGCGGTCGTCGCGGCGCTCGAAGGCAATCCCTATATCGTCAAGGATATCAAAAAGAGCGTCACAAAGTCGCACGCGCCCGCGCCGTTCACCACGAGCACCTTGCAGCAGGACGCCTCGAACAAATTCGGCATGACCTCGCCCGAAGTCATGCTCGTCGCCCAGCACCTCTACGAGGGCGTGGATACGGAAAACGAAGGGCATATCGCGCTCGTCACCTATATCCGTACCGACTCGGTGCGCGTATCGGCGGACGCACAGGCAAGCGCGCGCGAATTTATCTCCCAAAAATTCGGCACGGAATTCATTCCCGAGAAACCCAATTTCTATAAATCCAAAAAGGACGCGCAGGACGCGCACGAATGTATCCGTCCCATAGATTTGTCGCGCACGCCCGAAAGCGTGAAAAACAGTCTTGATAAAAAGCACTACAACGTGTACAAACTCATTTACGAGCGTTTTATGGCGTCGCAGATGAGCGAGGCGAAGTACAACAGCGTGCAGATCAAGATCGAAAACAGCGGCTACGGTTTCAAGGCGAGCGGCAAAACGCTGCTCTTCGCGGGCTTTACCGCCGTGTATCAGGAGATCAAAAAGGAGGACGACGAGGACGAAAGTTCCAAACTTCTGCCCGATCTGAAAGAAGGGGAAGAACTCGACCTTATCAAACTCGCCTCCGAACAGAAGTTCACCAAACCGCCTCTTCGCTATACCGACGCGTCGCTCGTCAAGGCGATGGAGGACAAGGGCATCGGCAGACCTTCCACCTACGCTTCCATCATCTCCGTTTTAAACAAGCGCAAATACGTGAAAAAGGACGGAAAGTACATGGTGCCTACAGAGGTATCGTATAAAATCACCGATATGCTCATGCAGTACTTTACCGACATTATGGACGTTTCCTTCACCGCCCGCATGGAAGATAAACTGGACGATATCGAGGAAGGGGGCGTGGACTGGCATAAGATCATTTCGGATTTTTACCCGCCTTTTGCTGAAAAACTGGTATTCGCCGCCAACGACGGCGACGAGCCGACGGATATCCTCTGCGAAAAGTGCGGACATCCCATGGTGCGCAAAGCGGGGCGTTACGGAAAATTTCTGGCGTGTTCCAACTATCCCGCCTGCTCAAATATCAAGAGCGAGGGCATGGAAGTTTCCGCTACCAAATGCCCCAAATGCGGCGCGAACATGGTCGTCAAGAGCGGCAAGTACGGAAAATTCCTCGCTTGCCCCAACTATCCCGAATGTTCCACCATTCTGCCTTTCGAGAGCGAAGTTTCCACCGAAAAATGCCCCAAATGCGGCGAATTCATGATCTACCGCGTGGGCAAATACGGCAAATATCTCAGTTGCGCTAAGTGCGGCACCAACAAGCGCATGGCGGAACTTGCGGGCACCTGCCCCGTGTGCGGCGCGCCCACCCAGCGCATGAAGAGCAAGGCGGGAAAAATTTATTACAGTTGTTCCAAATATCCCGAATGCAAATTTATGAGTTGGGATCTTCCCACGGGTGAAAAGTGTCCCAAGTGCGGCAAATATCTCGTGAAAAAGGGGAAGAACCAGATCAAGTGCACGGGCTGCGACTATACCGCGCAGGCGGAGGAAGAGAAAAAAGAAGATGAATAA
- the hslV gene encoding ATP-dependent protease subunit HslV, translated as MPEFHGTTICAVKRDGKTAIAGDGQVTMSESIVFKNNAVKVRRIYNGKVILGFAGSVADAFSLTEKFEGMLNKFSGNLMRSAVELAELWRNDKAVRKLEAMMICADETTMLIVSGSGEVIEPDGGVCAIGSGGNYALAAARALVQETKYDAEKIAVKALKIASEICVFTNDHITVETV; from the coding sequence ATGCCTGAATTTCACGGAACAACCATCTGCGCCGTCAAGAGAGACGGCAAAACAGCCATTGCGGGAGACGGGCAGGTCACCATGTCCGAATCCATCGTCTTTAAAAACAACGCGGTCAAAGTGCGCCGCATCTACAACGGCAAAGTCATTTTAGGCTTTGCGGGATCGGTCGCGGACGCCTTTTCGCTGACGGAAAAGTTCGAGGGGATGCTCAATAAATTTTCGGGCAATCTCATGCGCTCGGCGGTCGAACTTGCGGAACTTTGGAGAAACGACAAGGCGGTCAGAAAACTCGAAGCCATGATGATCTGCGCGGACGAAACGACCATGCTCATCGTATCGGGCAGCGGCGAGGTCATCGAGCCGGACGGCGGCGTCTGCGCCATCGGCAGCGGCGGCAACTACGCGCTCGCGGCGGCGCGCGCGCTCGTGCAGGAAACCAAGTACGACGCCGAAAAGATCGCCGTCAAAGCCCTGAAAATCGCGAGCGAGATCTGCGTCTTCACGAACGACCACATCACGGTGGAAACCGTTTAA
- a CDS encoding ArnT family glycosyltransferase, giving the protein MNNHDTVRGKKPFAALSKFSLAAIILMLAFFVVGASTMGVFNSPGRAYHATKSDAAYFYLDYDTNNQSGLANIYVNIGAAYTEIGKDASITMQYSTGTSSSIAWSSGTRMGARKFANVFTSSEDVPSGVNYNWVNLYNMESNTLSTSYRLIKLTVAQETIVNEVVFFDKEGKVIPAYTQLDQKIGETTLDGKLKSKYSDEQYTKVKELFRKNANDAKNLTDRQHNVSKGESWRENFTEDEMYTLMQIDNLLLGDKAEEGSVYNGDTDFGSLSALVLSLGVLIFGKSTFGLRFIPLLCTVLLIGLVYLFMRRIFRSDGYGFLSALLLAFGGMALTAGRLGLGFSLLALLLVGCYYLMYRFFEKGVDPARPVHSALNVLFSGLCFAGAFAVWANSWIVALGAVALFVLGVLKMRRKQEAQSRAVARETNRVNAEETDKEVMQANLDESERIQARQAAACAYHTRVSVVFFLAAFVFGTFLVVILSVLPAYYSYVRLYDNPAAPHMSFFALVSEMVNNTRNVSNLTSLTDANAMNAFSWLLGLKGATAFTASSDNMYVALNVQNNIAMTLSALVGFIVSTVYVIVYFAAGGKDNPEYRKSFRRIGRAYLVLTSGSFLTLLACAVVPSMSVMYGLLFYVFFTGYIPLLVYIANAHDASGKTVVCKKYEINHTMKVLFIVLAVYALIFVASLPMLFGFGVPAPLAHGLFGWTSIFNNGFYR; this is encoded by the coding sequence ATGAACAATCACGATACGGTGCGCGGCAAAAAGCCGTTTGCCGCTCTCTCCAAATTCAGTCTGGCGGCGATCATCTTAATGCTCGCCTTCTTCGTCGTAGGCGCATCCACCATGGGGGTGTTCAACTCGCCCGGCAGAGCCTATCACGCCACGAAGAGCGACGCCGCTTACTTTTATCTCGATTACGACACGAACAACCAGTCGGGGCTCGCCAATATTTACGTGAATATCGGCGCGGCATACACAGAGATCGGCAAGGACGCGAGCATCACCATGCAGTATTCCACGGGCACATCTTCCAGCATCGCATGGAGTTCGGGCACGCGCATGGGCGCGCGCAAGTTCGCAAACGTCTTTACGTCTTCGGAGGACGTGCCCTCGGGCGTGAATTATAACTGGGTCAACTTATATAATATGGAAAGCAATACGCTTTCCACGAGTTACCGCCTCATCAAATTGACCGTCGCGCAGGAGACGATCGTCAACGAAGTGGTGTTTTTCGATAAAGAGGGGAAAGTGATCCCCGCCTACACGCAGTTGGATCAAAAAATCGGCGAAACGACTCTGGACGGAAAATTGAAGAGCAAGTATTCCGACGAGCAATACACCAAGGTCAAAGAACTGTTCCGCAAAAATGCGAACGACGCGAAAAATCTGACCGACCGTCAGCACAACGTTTCCAAGGGCGAGAGTTGGCGCGAAAATTTCACCGAGGACGAAATGTATACGTTGATGCAGATCGACAATCTTCTCCTCGGGGACAAAGCCGAAGAGGGCAGCGTTTACAACGGCGATACCGATTTCGGCTCGCTCTCCGCGCTCGTTTTGTCGCTGGGCGTTCTTATTTTCGGCAAGAGCACGTTCGGTCTGCGGTTCATACCGCTCCTTTGCACGGTTCTTCTCATCGGGCTCGTCTATCTGTTCATGCGGAGGATCTTCCGTTCGGACGGCTACGGCTTTTTGTCCGCGCTCCTTCTCGCATTCGGCGGCATGGCGCTCACGGCGGGCAGGCTCGGGCTGGGCTTTTCTCTGCTCGCGCTGCTGCTCGTCGGGTGTTATTATCTCATGTACCGCTTTTTCGAAAAGGGCGTCGACCCCGCGCGGCCCGTTCATTCCGCGCTCAACGTCTTATTTTCGGGTCTGTGTTTCGCGGGGGCGTTCGCGGTCTGGGCAAACAGTTGGATCGTCGCGCTCGGCGCCGTTGCGCTGTTCGTTCTCGGCGTTCTGAAAATGCGCAGAAAGCAGGAGGCGCAGTCGCGCGCAGTCGCCAGGGAAACCAACCGCGTCAACGCCGAAGAGACGGACAAAGAGGTCATGCAGGCAAATCTGGACGAGTCGGAACGTATACAGGCGCGGCAGGCTGCCGCATGTGCCTATCATACGCGCGTTTCCGTCGTGTTCTTTCTCGCCGCGTTCGTGTTCGGCACGTTCCTCGTGGTGATCCTTTCCGTGCTCCCCGCGTATTATTCTTACGTGCGCCTGTACGATAACCCCGCCGCGCCGCATATGAGCTTTTTCGCGCTCGTATCCGAAATGGTGAATAACACGCGGAACGTGAGCAATCTCACCTCGCTCACCGACGCGAACGCGATGAACGCGTTTTCCTGGCTATTGGGTCTGAAAGGCGCCACGGCTTTCACCGCCTCGTCGGACAATATGTACGTCGCGCTGAACGTCCAGAACAATATCGCCATGACGCTCTCCGCGCTCGTGGGCTTTATCGTCAGCACGGTTTACGTCATCGTATACTTTGCCGCGGGCGGCAAGGATAATCCCGAATACCGCAAAAGTTTCCGCCGCATCGGGCGCGCCTATCTCGTTCTGACCTCGGGCAGTTTTCTGACGCTTTTGGCGTGCGCCGTGGTGCCCTCCATGAGCGTCATGTACGGCTTGCTGTTCTACGTGTTCTTTACGGGCTATATCCCGCTGCTCGTGTATATCGCGAACGCGCACGACGCGTCGGGAAAGACGGTCGTCTGCAAAAAATACGAGATCAATCATACGATGAAAGTCCTGTTCATCGTGCTCGCGGTGTACGCGCTGATCTTCGTGGCGAGCCTGCCCATGCTCTTCGGATTCGGCGTGCCCGCGCCGCTCGCGCACGGACTGTTCGGCTGGACTTCCATCTTCAATAACGGATTTTACCGTTAA
- the dprA gene encoding DNA-processing protein DprA: MEYTREEKFLIWLDSFLSLDYARKAKIAALSEGGGADLSRMQRIAGEENFEEMKRRYSARYIEKILGEYEKKGISCVTHASSRYPELLKQTSQPPLVLYCKGNARLLSDWRKFAVVGSRRTPANILKLTEEFSKRLAEAFTIVTGLADGGDSAAIRGALESGKLISVLAHGFDHVYPECNRDLLSKIMEKGLAVTEYPPAVAPQKYNFPFRNRIIAGLADGVLVVSGGLKSGTRHTARYAFEYARDVFAFPYGIGVAAGEGCNDIIKNGGKLVENLVDITASFGIHLTETEEIGLSSQEENLLEILRGGEKHISELAVLSGKKPYELRPLLVSLEMKNRIADCGGNRYCAVK; the protein is encoded by the coding sequence ATGGAGTACACGCGCGAAGAAAAATTTTTGATCTGGCTGGACAGTTTTTTATCTCTCGATTACGCGCGCAAAGCAAAGATCGCCGCGCTCTCGGAGGGCGGCGGCGCGGATCTGTCCCGTATGCAACGCATCGCGGGGGAAGAGAATTTTGAGGAAATGAAACGCCGTTATTCTGCGCGCTATATCGAAAAAATACTGGGCGAGTATGAAAAAAAGGGGATATCCTGCGTCACGCACGCCTCTTCGCGCTATCCCGAACTATTGAAACAGACTTCGCAGCCGCCTCTCGTTCTGTACTGCAAGGGAAACGCGCGGCTCTTGTCCGACTGGCGCAAATTCGCCGTAGTCGGCTCGCGCCGCACGCCCGCGAATATTTTAAAACTGACCGAAGAATTTTCGAAAAGACTCGCCGAGGCGTTCACGATCGTGACGGGGCTCGCGGACGGCGGAGACAGCGCGGCGATCCGCGGCGCGCTGGAAAGCGGAAAACTCATTTCCGTATTGGCGCACGGGTTTGATCACGTCTACCCCGAATGCAACCGCGATCTTTTGTCAAAAATTATGGAAAAGGGACTCGCCGTCACCGAATACCCGCCTGCGGTCGCGCCGCAAAAATACAATTTTCCTTTCCGCAACCGTATCATCGCGGGACTTGCGGACGGAGTGCTCGTCGTCAGCGGGGGACTGAAAAGCGGAACCCGCCATACCGCGCGCTACGCCTTCGAATACGCGCGCGACGTGTTCGCCTTTCCCTACGGTATCGGCGTCGCAGCGGGCGAGGGCTGCAACGATATTATTAAAAACGGCGGGAAATTAGTGGAAAATTTAGTTGACATAACCGCCTCGTTTGGTATACACTTGACCGAAACGGAAGAGATCGGTTTATCTTCGCAGGAAGAAAATCTGTTGGAAATTCTGCGCGGCGGCGAAAAACATATTTCCGAACTCGCCGTTCTTAGCGGCAAAAAGCCGTATGAATTGCGGCCGCTGCTCGTTTCGCTGGAAATGAAGAACCGCATCGCGGACTGCGGCGGCAACCGTTACTGCGCGGTCAAATGA